Proteins from one Gimesia maris genomic window:
- a CDS encoding PAS domain-containing hybrid sensor histidine kinase/response regulator — translation MHTVSRIRQVLKERSTQAAVFSFFLLILGAELCSYSTSIFELEKSRFEQIHTIGSQQIIAHRMVKDITLLANDPDDASVYSQLDADLTRFSQQHQNLLNSTPSDQASTEILNHQISPLVLQLTQKISRVLSGSQPASTVLNSILIEEKHLLPALARYQSTLISEHQLLSYHDQERQVISLSLIWLCMGTLIVLVWWYVRKTAQNQYQGPSGIRYHHLQTDRESGAESELLLSKVGEVGKIGGWHLNLKNQELFWTAETYVIHEVEPDFKPTLENAIEFYPPDIRPQIQNAVKNAINAGQSWDLKLPFITAKGRHIWVRAQGELEYQNNKPVRLVGAFQDITREKQLEAEFTLLQDHQFSTRAQLESVIRAATEISIIATDTEGLITLFSPGAERLLGYSAEEMIGIKTLLHFHQTSELEQRSRELTDTLGSKVEGFEIFFMPARDGVCDKHEWTYICKDGTERIVELTVTVIRGKQNQIDGYLGIAIDVTQKKIQEQQLFESHEKIKHLIDALPAAAYTCDNTGLITYYNQAAAEFWGCEPELNSPDYRFCGSVKMFDSEGNSLAHEDCWMSVALKNREIYHCKEIVIECENGNRKTALAHVSPITNFEGDMIGAINVVVDISDRIALENSLRETTARLELCLKILDQHAIVAETELNGVIRHVNDMFCKVSGYEREETIGQTHRIVNSGLHPKEFWQNVFKTISTVGMWQGEICNRRKNGELYWLDTTIAAMKDGEGKATGYLAIRNDITELRLAQEAALAASHSKSEFLANMSHEIRTPLTAILGFAELLRNDHEFASSAGKREQAVKTIQEAGNHLLTVINDILDLSKIEAGKVEIEKTSTQLFNILDHIESLLRPPAIEKGVELVTRIETPLPDLIETDSTRLRQILMNLVGNAVKFTDKGRIQIKVKFLEENESRFLKFEIEDSGPGMSDRQAAKMFMAFSQADTSVTRQHGGTGLGLVISRKLARLMGGDVSLAWTEPGKGTCFRVVLPVCTFPETRYTNSRFQEKHEQTDKKSPTASIKLPAHTRILLAEDGPDNQRLICFLLKKMGAEVDVADNGVIACQKFLEAETAGEPYDLLLTDMQMPEMDGYTLARNFRESGATLPIIALTAHAMSDDRQKCLNAGCDDYLSKPINSRILGQTILHWLIVKAEKKIEPPSPS, via the coding sequence ATGCACACTGTTTCCAGGATCAGGCAGGTTCTTAAAGAACGTTCTACTCAAGCTGCTGTCTTCAGTTTTTTTCTGTTGATACTGGGAGCAGAACTCTGCAGTTATTCCACATCAATTTTTGAGCTTGAAAAATCCCGATTCGAACAGATTCATACTATCGGGTCACAGCAGATCATTGCACACCGTATGGTCAAAGACATCACTCTGCTGGCAAATGACCCTGATGACGCATCGGTCTATTCTCAACTTGATGCAGATTTGACACGCTTTTCTCAACAACATCAGAATCTTCTGAATTCCACGCCTTCAGATCAGGCTTCGACCGAGATCCTGAATCATCAGATTTCGCCTTTGGTTCTACAGCTGACTCAAAAGATTTCCCGGGTTCTGTCAGGATCACAGCCAGCTTCCACAGTGCTCAACTCAATATTGATCGAGGAAAAGCACCTGCTTCCAGCATTGGCACGCTATCAGTCCACATTGATTTCAGAACATCAGTTGCTTTCTTATCACGACCAAGAACGACAGGTCATAAGCCTCAGTTTGATCTGGCTCTGTATGGGAACACTGATTGTGCTTGTCTGGTGGTATGTACGGAAAACCGCACAAAATCAGTACCAGGGACCATCCGGGATCAGGTATCATCACCTTCAGACAGATCGCGAATCCGGCGCTGAAAGCGAATTACTGCTCTCCAAAGTTGGAGAAGTAGGAAAAATTGGAGGCTGGCATCTGAATCTGAAAAACCAGGAACTTTTCTGGACTGCAGAAACTTACGTGATTCACGAAGTCGAACCTGATTTTAAACCAACACTCGAAAACGCCATTGAATTTTACCCTCCTGATATACGCCCCCAGATCCAGAATGCCGTCAAAAACGCGATCAACGCCGGACAATCCTGGGATCTGAAACTGCCGTTCATCACAGCCAAAGGTCGACATATCTGGGTTCGCGCGCAGGGAGAACTGGAATATCAGAATAACAAACCAGTCCGGCTGGTGGGTGCCTTTCAGGATATTACACGAGAGAAGCAGCTCGAAGCGGAGTTCACTCTTCTGCAGGACCATCAATTTTCAACGAGAGCACAATTAGAAAGTGTCATACGCGCAGCAACAGAAATCTCGATTATTGCCACTGATACTGAGGGTTTAATCACACTGTTCAGCCCTGGAGCCGAGCGATTACTGGGTTATTCTGCAGAAGAAATGATTGGCATTAAAACTCTACTCCACTTCCACCAGACCAGTGAACTTGAACAGAGGAGCCGAGAATTAACTGACACTCTTGGAAGTAAAGTCGAGGGATTCGAAATCTTTTTTATGCCAGCAAGAGATGGCGTCTGTGATAAACACGAATGGACCTACATCTGTAAAGACGGGACTGAGCGAATAGTCGAGCTGACCGTCACAGTGATCCGCGGGAAACAAAATCAGATCGATGGCTATCTGGGGATAGCCATCGATGTTACCCAAAAAAAGATTCAGGAACAGCAGTTATTCGAGAGCCATGAAAAAATCAAGCATCTGATCGACGCGCTTCCTGCAGCTGCTTATACTTGTGACAACACAGGATTAATCACTTATTACAATCAGGCAGCAGCAGAATTCTGGGGCTGCGAACCAGAACTGAACAGTCCAGATTATCGTTTCTGTGGTTCCGTCAAAATGTTTGATTCTGAAGGAAACTCCTTAGCTCACGAAGATTGCTGGATGTCCGTCGCATTGAAGAATCGTGAAATCTATCATTGCAAAGAAATCGTTATTGAATGCGAAAACGGCAACCGTAAAACTGCGCTGGCACACGTCAGCCCGATCACAAATTTTGAAGGCGATATGATCGGTGCGATAAATGTCGTTGTAGATATTTCAGACAGAATCGCTCTTGAAAATTCCTTAAGAGAAACGACCGCCCGCCTGGAATTGTGCCTCAAAATTCTGGACCAGCATGCAATTGTCGCAGAGACGGAACTCAACGGCGTGATCCGTCATGTCAACGATATGTTCTGTAAGGTCAGCGGTTATGAACGAGAGGAGACCATCGGACAGACTCATCGGATCGTGAATTCAGGATTACATCCGAAAGAATTCTGGCAAAACGTTTTCAAAACGATTTCAACTGTTGGAATGTGGCAGGGAGAGATCTGCAACCGTCGAAAAAATGGAGAACTGTACTGGCTGGATACGACAATCGCCGCCATGAAGGATGGAGAGGGAAAGGCTACCGGGTATCTGGCCATACGAAATGATATCACCGAGCTCAGGCTGGCACAGGAAGCTGCGCTGGCCGCTTCACATAGCAAAAGTGAATTTCTCGCTAACATGAGCCATGAAATCCGGACCCCTCTGACGGCAATTCTCGGTTTTGCAGAACTCCTCAGAAATGATCATGAGTTTGCCAGTTCAGCAGGTAAAAGAGAGCAGGCTGTTAAAACGATTCAGGAAGCAGGCAACCATCTGTTGACAGTCATCAACGACATCCTGGACCTGTCCAAAATCGAAGCCGGTAAAGTCGAAATAGAAAAAACCTCCACGCAACTCTTTAATATCCTCGACCATATTGAAAGTCTGCTCAGACCACCGGCGATCGAGAAAGGAGTCGAACTGGTCACCCGCATCGAAACGCCGCTCCCGGATTTAATCGAAACTGATTCGACACGACTGAGGCAGATTCTGATGAATCTGGTTGGCAATGCCGTCAAGTTCACAGACAAGGGACGCATCCAGATCAAAGTCAAATTCCTGGAAGAAAACGAATCCCGGTTTCTGAAATTTGAGATAGAAGACTCTGGACCGGGGATGTCAGACAGACAGGCCGCTAAAATGTTCATGGCATTTTCACAGGCGGATACTTCTGTCACTCGACAACATGGTGGAACCGGGCTGGGACTGGTAATCTCGCGCAAACTGGCTCGACTTATGGGAGGCGACGTTTCACTGGCCTGGACAGAACCCGGTAAAGGAACCTGCTTCCGCGTCGTGCTCCCTGTATGTACATTCCCTGAAACGCGATACACCAATAGTCGTTTCCAGGAGAAACACGAACAGACAGATAAAAAATCTCCCACTGCCTCTATTAAACTTCCCGCTCATACTCGCATTCTGCTTGCGGAAGATGGACCAGACAATCAACGTCTCATTTGTTTCCTGCTGAAAAAAATGGGGGCAGAAGTTGATGTTGCCGATAACGGAGTTATCGCATGTCAGAAATTCCTGGAAGCAGAAACTGCAGGCGAACCTTATGATCTGCTGCTGACCGACATGCAGATGCCGGAAATGGATGGATATACGCTGGCTCGAAATTTCCGGGAATCCGGCGCAACACTCCCCATCATAGCCTTAACAGCTCATGCCATGTCCGATGACCGACAGAAATGCCTGAATGCAGGCTGTGATGACTACCTCAGCAAACCCATCAACAGTAGAATTCTGGGCCAGACTATACTGCACTGGCTGATCGTCAAGGCAGAGAAGAAAATCGAACCCCCTTCTCCTTCGTAA
- a CDS encoding alkaline phosphatase D family protein produces MFDYKRLQEAIKSENGVSRRLFLSYGAALSTIPLLGRASWADPSPVFQKNPFSLGVASGDPDSSSVILWTRLAPEPLAPHGGMRPQAVAVTWEVAEDEGFTKPVVSGTTQATPQLGHTVHVEVKGLKPDHWYWYRFQAGDAKSPAGRTRTMPLETELPDQLKFAFASCQHYESGLFTAYEQMAQDDVDLVFHLGDYIYERENRNKKAIRAHFGPEIETLEHYRTRHSQYRSDPLLHGMHAKCPWIVTWDDHEFDNNCANDISEETQVDPVEFLLRRANAYQAYYEMMPLRPQSLPQGPHMQLYRQASFGRLADFFVLDTRQYRTDQPNGDKKSPINDAALMRKNTLLGSRQRHWLQSGLISSDGIWNVLAQQVMMGMVGFPQKEGPAVYSMDQWPGCSYERMGLVQFLADRQIPNPVVLTGDIHSNWVNNLRVDDRQPETPVIATEFVGTSISSGGNGVEKRKGHAEILSNNPCIQFQNSERGYARCILTPEKWTTEYMVVDDVTRPGGKVSQRAAFVVEAGQPGAQPV; encoded by the coding sequence ATGTTCGATTACAAACGTCTTCAGGAAGCAATCAAATCTGAAAATGGTGTCAGTCGACGATTATTTCTGTCTTATGGTGCTGCACTTTCTACGATACCTTTATTGGGGCGAGCAAGCTGGGCCGATCCGTCACCTGTATTTCAGAAAAATCCGTTCAGCCTGGGAGTCGCTTCCGGCGATCCAGATTCCAGCAGCGTAATTTTGTGGACACGACTGGCTCCGGAACCACTGGCGCCACATGGAGGCATGCGACCACAAGCGGTTGCAGTCACATGGGAAGTTGCAGAAGACGAAGGGTTCACGAAACCGGTTGTCTCAGGAACAACCCAGGCGACTCCTCAACTGGGGCATACGGTGCATGTGGAAGTTAAGGGGCTGAAACCAGATCACTGGTATTGGTATCGCTTTCAAGCCGGGGATGCAAAAAGCCCTGCAGGTCGAACACGGACAATGCCTCTCGAAACCGAATTACCTGACCAGTTGAAGTTCGCATTCGCTTCGTGTCAGCATTATGAGTCGGGGCTGTTTACTGCTTATGAGCAGATGGCTCAGGACGATGTGGATCTGGTGTTTCATCTGGGTGACTACATTTATGAAAGAGAGAACCGTAATAAAAAGGCAATACGTGCTCATTTCGGACCTGAGATTGAAACATTGGAGCACTATCGTACCAGGCATTCCCAGTATCGTTCTGATCCACTTTTGCATGGTATGCATGCGAAATGCCCATGGATTGTGACTTGGGACGATCATGAATTTGACAATAACTGTGCCAACGATATTTCTGAAGAAACACAGGTCGATCCAGTGGAATTTCTATTGCGTCGAGCCAATGCCTATCAGGCGTACTACGAGATGATGCCATTGAGGCCGCAGTCTCTTCCCCAGGGGCCTCATATGCAGCTTTATCGTCAGGCTTCTTTTGGACGTCTGGCTGATTTTTTTGTTCTGGATACGCGTCAGTACCGTACCGATCAGCCGAATGGAGATAAGAAATCGCCGATCAATGATGCAGCACTGATGCGGAAAAATACGTTGTTGGGAAGTCGCCAGCGGCACTGGCTGCAGTCGGGACTGATTTCGTCAGATGGAATCTGGAATGTTCTGGCACAGCAGGTGATGATGGGCATGGTTGGTTTTCCACAGAAAGAAGGCCCGGCTGTCTATTCAATGGATCAATGGCCGGGTTGTAGTTATGAACGGATGGGACTGGTACAGTTCCTGGCGGATCGCCAGATTCCCAACCCGGTCGTACTGACAGGAGATATTCATTCGAACTGGGTAAATAATTTACGGGTCGATGATCGCCAGCCAGAAACTCCGGTGATTGCTACGGAATTCGTGGGGACATCTATCAGCAGTGGTGGGAACGGTGTTGAGAAACGAAAAGGACATGCTGAGATCCTGTCGAACAATCCCTGTATTCAGTTCCAGAATTCCGAACGTGGTTATGCACGTTGTATCTTGACTCCAGAGAAATGGACGACTGAGTATATGGTTGTGGATGATGTGACGCGACCTGGTGGCAAAGTCAGTCAGCGGGCGGCTTTTGTTGTAGAAGCCGGTCAGCCGGGAGCACAACCTGTATAA
- the rfbD gene encoding dTDP-4-dehydrorhamnose reductase, with the protein MRRITVIGSRGQLGHDLMESLTAAGHQTTGLTHQQISIEDPECIAGALGQSPPDLIINTAAYNKVDLAEKEPEIAYAINALGPRHLAQYCSEKSISLMHISSDFVYGLDTSRQTPFQEHEAPGPVSAYGLSKLAGEYFVRALCPQHYVVRTCGLYGVAGKTGNGNFVETMLRLGKDRDELSIINDQHCTPTATRDLASALTRLIETNQFGLYHATCQGQTTWYEFACTIFELAGISVNTHPITTEQYNAPADRPRFSVLDCSRLTAAIGDAIPDWKSSLKHYLESQGEICPK; encoded by the coding sequence ATGCGGCGTATTACTGTAATTGGTTCTCGTGGACAACTGGGACATGATCTGATGGAATCTCTGACTGCTGCCGGTCATCAGACTACTGGTCTGACACATCAACAGATTTCCATTGAAGACCCCGAGTGTATTGCAGGCGCTTTGGGGCAATCTCCACCTGACCTGATCATCAATACTGCCGCCTATAACAAAGTCGACCTGGCAGAAAAAGAACCCGAGATCGCTTACGCGATCAATGCATTAGGGCCACGTCATCTCGCCCAGTACTGTTCTGAAAAAAGCATCTCTTTGATGCACATCAGCTCTGACTTCGTTTATGGACTGGATACATCGCGACAGACTCCGTTTCAAGAGCATGAAGCCCCGGGACCGGTCAGCGCGTATGGCCTCAGTAAACTGGCCGGCGAATATTTCGTCCGTGCCCTCTGCCCGCAACATTACGTGGTTCGTACCTGTGGCCTGTATGGAGTCGCCGGGAAAACGGGAAATGGTAACTTTGTGGAAACCATGCTCCGACTGGGAAAAGACCGGGACGAGTTGTCCATTATCAACGATCAGCACTGCACTCCCACAGCCACCCGGGATCTGGCTTCGGCATTGACCCGCTTGATCGAAACCAATCAGTTTGGCCTGTACCACGCAACCTGTCAGGGTCAGACCACCTGGTATGAATTTGCCTGTACAATTTTCGAACTGGCAGGAATCTCAGTCAACACACACCCCATCACAACTGAGCAGTATAACGCACCAGCAGACCGCCCCCGTTTCAGTGTCCTTGATTGTTCCCGATTGACAGCGGCAATCGGAGATGCAATTCCCGACTGGAAATCCTCGCTAAAACACTATCTTGAATCACAGGGTGAAATCTGTCCTAAGTAA
- a CDS encoding sulfatase, which translates to MSRSIPGILFLMCVALSWGHGVSAAEAPNVLFIAVDDLNDWISCLGGHPDCKTPNIDRLASRGVLFTNAHCAAPACNPSRAALMTGIRPSSSGVYLNSQPWRPAMPDAVTLPQHFRNNGYEAVGSGKIFHGRYNDLGSWDDYLKQTGDPKPVPAVLNDPHSRAGTIIWGVLDVEDKEMSDYKMANYAIDYLGKKHEKPFFLACGIYRPHMPWQVPRKYYDMYPLDKIQLPQVPDDDLDDVPAAGVRMAKPAGDHAKILKTDNWRYSVQAYLASIAFADVQVGRVLDALDASPYAKNTIVVLWGDHGWHLGEKHHWRKFSLWEEATRVPLMMVVPGVTKSDLRCDQAVDFMNIYPTLCELCQLPIGGYLDGVSMVPLLKDPDIIWERPALTTHGRLNHALRDNQYRLIRYRDGSEELYDHKTDSMEWKNLADDPQYAEVKQRLAKSFPSKNALAAPNDTKQSRNQNKQRPGNKKNKSSKQ; encoded by the coding sequence ATGAGTCGCTCGATTCCTGGAATATTGTTTCTGATGTGTGTGGCGTTATCCTGGGGGCATGGCGTTTCAGCAGCTGAAGCTCCGAACGTACTGTTTATTGCCGTCGATGATCTGAACGACTGGATCAGCTGTCTGGGCGGTCATCCGGACTGTAAGACTCCGAATATTGACCGCCTGGCTTCGCGTGGCGTGTTGTTTACCAATGCCCACTGTGCTGCCCCTGCCTGCAATCCATCACGGGCGGCGTTGATGACGGGGATTCGACCTTCCAGTTCAGGCGTGTATCTGAACTCTCAACCCTGGCGTCCCGCCATGCCGGATGCGGTCACTCTGCCTCAGCACTTTCGAAACAACGGTTATGAAGCAGTAGGCTCCGGTAAAATTTTTCATGGCAGATATAACGATCTGGGTTCGTGGGACGATTATCTTAAACAGACCGGAGATCCCAAACCGGTACCCGCAGTCTTGAATGATCCGCACAGCCGCGCCGGAACAATCATCTGGGGCGTGCTGGATGTCGAAGACAAAGAGATGAGCGACTACAAGATGGCCAATTATGCCATTGATTATCTGGGTAAAAAACACGAGAAACCTTTCTTTCTAGCCTGTGGTATTTATCGCCCGCATATGCCGTGGCAGGTGCCTCGCAAATATTATGACATGTATCCGCTTGATAAAATTCAACTCCCCCAGGTGCCTGATGACGATCTGGATGATGTGCCTGCTGCTGGTGTCCGCATGGCGAAGCCAGCCGGTGATCACGCCAAAATCCTGAAAACAGATAACTGGCGGTATTCCGTGCAGGCTTATCTGGCCAGTATTGCTTTTGCGGATGTGCAGGTCGGTCGCGTGTTGGATGCCCTTGATGCCAGCCCGTATGCGAAGAATACCATCGTGGTGTTATGGGGAGATCATGGCTGGCATCTGGGTGAGAAACATCATTGGCGGAAGTTCTCACTCTGGGAAGAGGCGACACGAGTCCCTTTGATGATGGTGGTTCCCGGTGTAACGAAGTCTGATTTACGCTGTGACCAGGCAGTGGACTTTATGAATATCTATCCGACGCTCTGTGAGTTGTGTCAGTTACCGATTGGTGGGTACCTGGATGGTGTCAGCATGGTTCCCCTGTTGAAAGACCCTGATATCATCTGGGAACGCCCGGCTTTGACGACTCACGGTCGCCTGAACCATGCATTACGCGATAATCAGTATCGTCTGATACGTTATCGGGATGGCAGTGAAGAACTCTATGATCACAAAACTGATTCGATGGAATGGAAAAACCTGGCAGACGATCCCCAGTACGCGGAGGTTAAGCAGCGGCTGGCAAAATCCTTTCCCAGCAAAAATGCCTTAGCTGCCCCGAACGATACGAAACAGAGCAGAAATCAGAACAAGCAGAGACCAGGCAATAAGAAAAATAAGTCATCCAAACAGTAG
- the sthA gene encoding Si-specific NAD(P)(+) transhydrogenase, which produces MPDAHYDVAIIGTGPGGEGAAMQAIKQGKSVISIEKFYEIGGNCTHKGTIPSKALRYSILQMSEINNYMRQMGRLGMVLDLEFPDLRKTAASVIQKQVGMRRTFYERNGVDLVEGHARFLDPHRIHIDTPSGLTEEITFDYAIIATGSRPYRPADVDFSHPRIFCSDTILDLNFTPRSISVYGAGVIGCEYASMLRTMGMKVNLVNTRSSLLDFLDDEISDALSYHMRESGVLLRHCENYESIQGTDDGVILSLQSGKKLKTDIFLFAAGRAGNSENLGLETVEITPDSRGQIEVNDDFQTTQPHIYAVGDIIGYPSLASAAYVQGRYAASHLDNGECERALIRDIPTGIYTSPEISSLGKTERELTEAKIPYEVGHSMFKHLARAQIMNRPIGMLKLLFHRETLEILGIHCFGPNASEIIHIGQAIMSQPGSANTLLYFINTTFNYPTMAEAYRVAALNGYNRLF; this is translated from the coding sequence ATGCCAGATGCACACTATGATGTGGCAATAATCGGTACCGGACCTGGGGGAGAAGGGGCTGCGATGCAGGCCATCAAACAGGGCAAGTCGGTGATTTCGATTGAGAAATTTTACGAGATCGGCGGTAATTGCACACATAAGGGAACAATTCCCAGTAAAGCCCTGCGTTATTCGATTCTGCAGATGTCAGAGATTAATAACTATATGCGGCAGATGGGCCGACTGGGAATGGTACTGGATCTGGAATTTCCTGATCTGCGGAAGACGGCGGCATCTGTGATCCAGAAGCAGGTGGGCATGCGGCGTACGTTTTATGAACGGAACGGAGTTGATCTGGTCGAAGGTCATGCACGTTTTCTGGATCCACATCGCATTCATATTGATACTCCCAGCGGCCTGACTGAAGAGATCACTTTTGATTATGCAATTATCGCGACAGGGTCCCGACCTTATCGACCAGCAGATGTCGATTTCAGCCATCCGCGTATTTTCTGCAGTGATACCATTCTTGATTTGAATTTCACTCCACGTTCGATCAGCGTCTATGGTGCGGGAGTGATTGGTTGTGAATATGCTTCCATGTTGCGCACGATGGGTATGAAGGTCAATCTGGTCAATACCCGCAGTTCTCTACTGGACTTCCTGGATGACGAAATCAGCGATGCACTCAGTTATCACATGCGGGAGAGTGGTGTTCTGTTAAGACACTGCGAAAATTACGAATCGATCCAGGGGACGGATGACGGCGTCATTCTTTCACTGCAGTCAGGAAAGAAACTCAAAACCGATATATTCCTGTTTGCTGCCGGTCGGGCGGGGAATTCCGAAAATCTGGGACTGGAAACCGTGGAGATTACACCCGATTCCCGCGGGCAGATTGAAGTCAATGATGATTTCCAGACGACACAACCACATATCTATGCCGTGGGTGATATCATCGGATATCCATCACTGGCCAGCGCCGCCTATGTGCAGGGACGCTATGCCGCCAGCCATCTGGATAACGGCGAATGCGAGCGGGCATTGATTCGCGATATTCCAACAGGGATTTATACCAGCCCGGAAATCAGCTCGCTGGGAAAGACCGAGCGGGAACTGACGGAAGCCAAAATCCCTTACGAAGTCGGTCATTCGATGTTTAAGCATCTGGCGCGTGCACAGATCATGAACCGCCCGATCGGGATGTTGAAACTTCTGTTTCACCGGGAGACGCTGGAAATTCTGGGGATTCACTGCTTCGGTCCGAACGCTTCGGAAATCATTCACATTGGTCAGGCGATCATGTCTCAGCCCGGGTCAGCAAATACGCTGCTGTATTTCATCAATACAACCTTCAACTATCCCACCATGGCAGAGGCTTATCGAGTGGCAGCATTAAACGGCTATAATCGTCTGTTCTGA
- a CDS encoding Uma2 family endonuclease has translation MNDSVTYTADEFLDIRLELPDAGRWTELNQGKIINLDPPDIEHGTIVLNISKVLSVYLHKVNQGYACFDLGLLVSQDPDTIRFPAVSIFNSGKRFEETDKTVSDRKPDAVIEIASTNPRRKSMTGHVKDYVIWGIDLIWVIDPASREVLEYQPEKGSEVIDMQGKLTGKNVLPGFVMPVKDLFAEPDWW, from the coding sequence ATGAATGATTCAGTAACATATACGGCAGACGAGTTTCTGGATATCAGGCTGGAATTACCAGACGCTGGCCGCTGGACGGAATTGAACCAGGGAAAAATCATTAATCTCGACCCACCCGATATTGAACACGGAACGATCGTGCTTAACATTTCCAAGGTGCTTTCAGTTTATCTGCACAAAGTCAACCAGGGATATGCCTGTTTTGATTTAGGCCTGCTGGTCAGTCAGGATCCGGACACGATTCGATTTCCTGCGGTCAGTATATTTAACAGTGGCAAGCGGTTTGAAGAGACCGACAAAACGGTTTCAGATCGGAAACCTGATGCAGTGATCGAGATTGCTTCTACGAATCCTCGACGAAAGTCCATGACAGGGCACGTCAAGGATTATGTCATCTGGGGAATTGATCTGATCTGGGTGATAGATCCCGCTTCCCGGGAAGTTTTGGAATATCAGCCCGAAAAAGGGAGTGAAGTGATCGATATGCAGGGCAAGCTGACTGGTAAAAATGTTTTGCCGGGTTTCGTGATGCCGGTTAAAGACTTGTTCGCAGAACCGGATTGGTGGTAA
- a CDS encoding GNAT family N-acetyltransferase has product MKIRSYQPADLETLKTITVEAFQGVSIDEGIEREYGPINGHDWKWRKSGHVEADVRRDPEGIFIAEVDGKIAGYISTWHDLEAGIGYIPNLAFAPEFRGQGMGRKLLEHALQHFRDLNLTLAKIETLEQNDVGNHLYTSLGFKEIVKQVHFVAPLTSTTEKS; this is encoded by the coding sequence ATGAAAATACGTTCTTATCAACCTGCAGACCTGGAAACCCTGAAAACGATTACGGTAGAAGCATTTCAGGGTGTTTCGATTGATGAAGGAATTGAACGGGAATACGGCCCGATCAATGGTCACGACTGGAAATGGCGGAAATCGGGACACGTCGAGGCAGACGTGCGTCGAGACCCTGAAGGCATTTTCATCGCAGAAGTGGACGGCAAAATTGCGGGTTATATTTCCACCTGGCATGACCTGGAAGCAGGCATCGGCTATATTCCCAATCTGGCATTTGCCCCTGAGTTCCGTGGCCAGGGGATGGGACGAAAACTACTCGAACATGCCCTGCAACATTTTCGGGATCTCAATCTGACTCTGGCAAAAATCGAGACGCTCGAACAGAATGACGTCGGCAACCACCTTTATACTTCGCTCGGGTTTAAAGAGATCGTAAAACAGGTTCACTTCGTTGCTCCCCTGACCTCAACCACAGAAAAATCATAG